The following proteins are co-located in the Streptomyces bottropensis ATCC 25435 genome:
- a CDS encoding class I SAM-dependent methyltransferase, with protein MDSARGADDEQAARWNGPVGQAWGELKGVLEEMFRPIEELLVDAVAAAKARHVLDVGCGTGGLTLAVARRLGPGGRCVGVDISEPMISTAREDAEQEDVPASFVCADAQDHAFESGAFDAVISRFGVMFFLDPVRAFANLRRAVRDEGALRCVVWRDPAENPFMTTAQRAASPLLPDLPVRRPDEPGQFAFADADKVRRLLAESGWAGIDIRPVDVVCTLPEQELVRYFTRLGPVGMYLPGVDEQTRGRVVRTVRAAFEPFVHGTEVRFTAACWMVGARASSA; from the coding sequence ATGGATTCTGCCCGTGGGGCCGATGACGAGCAGGCAGCCCGTTGGAATGGCCCCGTCGGTCAGGCGTGGGGCGAGCTGAAGGGAGTACTGGAGGAGATGTTCAGGCCCATCGAGGAGCTTCTCGTCGATGCCGTCGCCGCCGCGAAGGCTCGGCATGTGCTCGACGTCGGCTGCGGTACGGGCGGCCTCACGCTGGCCGTGGCGCGACGGCTGGGTCCGGGGGGTCGCTGTGTCGGCGTCGACATCTCCGAACCGATGATCAGCACGGCCCGGGAGGACGCCGAACAGGAGGACGTACCGGCATCGTTCGTCTGCGCCGACGCACAGGACCACGCCTTTGAATCCGGCGCCTTCGACGCCGTCATCTCGCGGTTCGGTGTCATGTTCTTCCTCGATCCCGTCCGGGCCTTCGCCAACCTCCGGCGCGCTGTCAGGGACGAGGGCGCGCTGCGGTGTGTCGTCTGGCGTGATCCGGCCGAGAACCCGTTCATGACGACGGCCCAGCGCGCCGCGTCACCGCTGCTCCCGGACCTGCCCGTCCGCCGGCCGGACGAGCCGGGACAGTTCGCCTTCGCGGACGCGGACAAGGTCCGGCGCCTCCTGGCGGAGAGCGGCTGGGCCGGGATCGACATCCGGCCGGTCGACGTGGTCTGTACCCTGCCCGAGCAGGAGCTGGTTCGTTACTTCACCCGGCTCGGTCCGGTGGGCATGTATCTGCCCGGGGTGGACGAGCAGACCCGCGGACGGGTCGTTCGGACGGTCCGTGCCGCCTTCGAGCCGTTCGTGCACGGCACGGAAGTCCGCTTCACCGCGGCCTGTTGGATGGTCGGCGCCCGAGCCTCGTCAGCATAA
- a CDS encoding ThuA domain-containing protein, protein MTLKKALVVRGGWEGHQPVEATELFLPFLRSNGYAVRVEESTDVYADTVEMAGTDLIVQCVTMSEITGEQLAGLTSAVVAGTGFTGWHGGIADSFRASCDYLHLVGGQFATHPGREPCERRGGPEDNFLPHTVAVTEAGREHPVTAGISDFELHTEQYWVLHDDLIDVLATTTHPTRPWEPWHRPVTSPAVWTRRWGVGRIVVTTPGHSLDVLENPNVRTIIERGMLWATRTASAS, encoded by the coding sequence ATGACGCTGAAGAAGGCCCTGGTGGTTCGCGGCGGTTGGGAGGGGCACCAGCCGGTCGAGGCGACGGAACTGTTCCTGCCCTTCTTGCGGAGTAACGGATACGCCGTCCGGGTCGAGGAGTCGACCGACGTCTACGCCGACACCGTCGAGATGGCCGGCACCGACCTGATCGTGCAGTGCGTCACGATGTCGGAGATCACGGGTGAGCAGCTCGCGGGGCTGACCTCCGCGGTTGTGGCGGGCACCGGGTTCACCGGCTGGCACGGCGGCATCGCCGACTCGTTCCGCGCCTCCTGCGACTATCTCCATCTGGTGGGTGGGCAGTTCGCCACGCACCCGGGCAGGGAACCGTGCGAGCGCCGGGGCGGGCCGGAGGACAACTTCCTGCCGCATACCGTCGCCGTCACCGAAGCCGGCCGCGAGCACCCCGTCACCGCGGGCATCTCGGACTTCGAGCTGCATACCGAGCAGTACTGGGTGCTCCACGACGATCTCATCGACGTCCTGGCCACCACCACGCATCCCACCCGGCCGTGGGAGCCCTGGCACCGGCCGGTCACCTCGCCGGCGGTCTGGACCCGTCGGTGGGGGGTCGGGCGGATCGTGGTGACGACGCCGGGGCACAGCCTCGACGTGCTGGAGAACCCCAACGTCCGCACCATCATCGAGAGGGGCATGCTGTGGGCGACGCGCACCGCGTCGGCGTCGTAG
- a CDS encoding CRISPR-associated endonuclease Cas3'' — MVWSLRSRAGCGLVFAQVRAHCQWGLLSVAVMMKRESAPPGDPPIDIRLWGKEHGLPRPYPVVCHLLDAAAVFGALWDALLSDQVREKVTQALGLTMAETRQVLAFWAGLHDLGKITPPFQAQVPEAFAAVRSESAFGYAPGAERERAFRHQMATHWALTLLFDEAGYPGNSRLMRAAVSHQVAQLLGGHHGCFGAVLRAKEVAHGSAYQAGLGGEGWAVQRRAHFVELRRVTGGWAVPERGLPAELAVIVTGLVVVADWLASQTEAIVPLLPSAGWRGTPEEIDEHWERTQKAAPRLVAGAQLGRARFTAERFEDMFPFPPNLLQADLVSHLPGVVHGKGAGLLLVTAPTGDGKTEAALYAASVLGHAAGARGLFFALPTMATADAMYPRVSAFAEHALSGERALTLLHSMAWLSPAYVTAGQLGGVAAAAGEVSADAATATAAGMWLRGRLRGLLAPLGAGTIDQALSAVLPITHNALRLFGLSDKVFVVDEAHAYGPWMHQLLTRLLEWLGAFGAPVVLLSATLSGRTASSLVDAYRRGAGFLEPSAVQPCYPGWVFTDAATGEVSTPHEVGSERERTLDVHLQPVIWDTADPAGSPLQGGGRREALREALEPVTSAGGTALVCCTTVAEAQQTVRDLRAAFPQLVQSDGGLRLLHSRYPANTRQRITGECETAYGKPRSATDIARPRPASILVATQVVEQSLDFDFDLIVSDLAPLAQLLQRAGRGRRHARGSNGRPHWALPEDTPRLVVLEPVDANGTTLVPRTWGLVYDAGLLQRTAHLLRERAEAGIAVPGHVQELVDAVYAEDFVDHLDGSAQRELRRMDAERQADEAAQAHLADMVTICAPADVAGDLYKLSRREAGVTEELLTTRLGADTGRVLCLYEQPDGSLALDEAGTLPLPTGDRQGLPHAGLVQVMARVAPVPGRWLRGAEGHPAPKSWAKHPVLCDLVLLVMRPVSPASNGSGSAWSCRHGTRTIQISDVGLEAD, encoded by the coding sequence ATGGTGTGGAGTTTACGGTCCCGTGCCGGTTGTGGTCTGGTCTTCGCGCAGGTGAGGGCGCATTGTCAGTGGGGCCTGCTATCCGTTGCCGTCATGATGAAGCGTGAGTCCGCCCCTCCCGGGGATCCCCCGATCGACATCCGGTTGTGGGGCAAGGAACATGGCCTTCCGCGTCCGTACCCAGTGGTCTGCCATCTGCTCGACGCCGCAGCGGTGTTCGGCGCACTGTGGGATGCGCTGCTGAGTGATCAGGTGCGCGAGAAGGTTACGCAGGCGCTGGGGCTGACGATGGCCGAGACCCGGCAGGTGCTGGCGTTCTGGGCGGGGCTGCATGATCTGGGGAAGATCACTCCTCCGTTCCAGGCTCAGGTTCCGGAGGCGTTCGCGGCGGTTCGGAGCGAGTCGGCGTTCGGGTATGCGCCCGGTGCGGAGCGGGAGCGGGCGTTTCGCCATCAGATGGCCACGCACTGGGCGTTGACGCTCCTGTTCGACGAGGCAGGCTATCCGGGCAACAGCCGGCTGATGCGGGCAGCGGTGAGCCATCAGGTCGCGCAACTGCTCGGTGGCCACCATGGATGCTTTGGCGCGGTCCTGCGAGCCAAAGAGGTGGCCCACGGGAGTGCCTACCAGGCGGGCCTGGGTGGCGAGGGCTGGGCAGTCCAACGGCGGGCGCATTTCGTGGAGTTGCGGCGGGTCACCGGTGGGTGGGCTGTGCCGGAGCGGGGGCTGCCGGCCGAGTTGGCAGTCATCGTCACCGGACTGGTCGTCGTGGCGGACTGGCTGGCCAGCCAGACGGAGGCGATCGTCCCACTGCTGCCGTCGGCCGGTTGGCGGGGGACGCCGGAGGAGATCGACGAGCACTGGGAGCGTACGCAGAAGGCGGCCCCGAGGCTGGTAGCGGGCGCGCAGCTGGGGCGGGCCCGGTTCACTGCCGAGCGGTTCGAGGACATGTTCCCCTTCCCGCCCAACCTCCTCCAGGCCGATCTTGTGTCACACCTGCCGGGGGTGGTACATGGGAAGGGTGCGGGGCTGCTGCTAGTCACGGCGCCGACGGGGGACGGGAAGACAGAGGCGGCCTTGTACGCGGCGTCGGTGCTGGGGCATGCGGCGGGGGCGCGGGGGCTGTTCTTCGCGCTGCCGACGATGGCCACCGCCGACGCCATGTACCCGCGGGTCAGTGCGTTTGCCGAGCACGCCTTGAGCGGTGAGCGGGCCTTGACGCTGCTGCACTCGATGGCCTGGCTCAGTCCCGCCTACGTGACGGCCGGGCAGCTAGGCGGGGTGGCAGCGGCAGCGGGCGAGGTGAGCGCCGATGCGGCCACCGCGACTGCGGCCGGGATGTGGTTGCGCGGGCGGTTGCGAGGGCTGCTGGCCCCGCTGGGTGCGGGCACCATCGATCAGGCGCTGAGCGCGGTGTTGCCGATCACCCACAATGCGCTGCGGCTGTTCGGGCTGTCCGACAAGGTGTTCGTGGTCGACGAGGCGCACGCCTATGGGCCGTGGATGCACCAGCTGCTGACCCGTCTGCTGGAGTGGCTGGGCGCCTTCGGTGCTCCGGTGGTCCTGCTGTCGGCGACGCTGTCGGGGCGTACGGCCTCGTCCCTGGTGGACGCTTACCGGCGCGGGGCCGGGTTTCTCGAACCGTCCGCCGTCCAGCCGTGCTACCCAGGATGGGTGTTCACCGACGCCGCCACCGGCGAGGTGAGCACGCCGCACGAGGTCGGCAGCGAACGCGAACGCACCCTGGACGTTCATTTGCAGCCCGTCATATGGGACACCGCGGACCCGGCCGGCAGCCCGCTGCAGGGCGGAGGGCGCCGCGAGGCCCTGCGTGAAGCGTTGGAGCCGGTCACTTCAGCCGGTGGAACCGCGCTGGTGTGCTGCACCACGGTGGCCGAGGCCCAGCAGACCGTCCGCGACCTGCGCGCCGCCTTTCCCCAACTCGTCCAAAGTGACGGAGGGTTGCGGCTGCTGCACTCGCGCTACCCGGCGAACACCCGCCAGCGCATCACCGGCGAGTGCGAGACGGCCTACGGCAAACCCCGCTCGGCCACGGACATCGCCCGCCCTCGCCCGGCCTCCATCCTTGTCGCCACCCAGGTGGTGGAGCAGTCACTGGACTTCGACTTCGACCTGATCGTCAGCGACCTCGCCCCGCTAGCCCAGCTCCTGCAGCGCGCCGGGCGCGGACGCCGCCACGCACGCGGCTCCAACGGGCGCCCGCATTGGGCACTGCCGGAGGACACGCCGCGCCTTGTCGTCCTGGAACCTGTCGACGCCAACGGCACCACCCTGGTGCCGCGTACCTGGGGATTGGTGTACGACGCCGGACTGCTCCAGCGCACGGCACACCTTCTCCGTGAGCGGGCAGAAGCTGGCATCGCGGTGCCGGGGCACGTGCAGGAGCTGGTGGACGCCGTGTACGCGGAGGACTTCGTCGACCACCTCGACGGCTCCGCCCAGCGCGAGTTGCGGCGTATGGACGCCGAACGGCAGGCCGACGAGGCAGCCCAGGCCCACCTGGCCGACATGGTCACCATCTGCGCCCCCGCCGACGTGGCCGGCGACCTCTACAAGCTCAGCCGCCGAGAAGCCGGCGTCACCGAGGAACTGCTGACCACCCGGCTCGGCGCCGACACCGGACGCGTGCTGTGCCTGTACGAGCAGCCCGACGGCAGCCTGGCCCTCGACGAGGCGGGAACGCTTCCTTTGCCCACCGGTGACCGGCAGGGACTCCCTCATGCTGGGTTGGTCCAGGTCATGGCCCGTGTGGCGCCGGTTCCGGGCCGTTGGCTGCGGGGAGCCGAGGGTCACCCGGCGCCCAAGAGCTGGGCCAAGCACCCGGTGCTTTGCGACCTGGTTCTGCTCGTGATGCGGCCTGTCAGCCCCGCAAGCAACGGGTCCGGCTCGGCGTGGAGCTGTCGGCACGGCACCCGGACGATCCAGATCTCCGACGTGGGCCTGGAAGCCGATTAA